From a single Capsicum annuum cultivar UCD-10X-F1 chromosome 12, UCD10Xv1.1, whole genome shotgun sequence genomic region:
- the LOC107851461 gene encoding cytochrome P450 71AU50: MAFMWATFVLSVMVLFIFHKVLDIKNKKKRPPGPKGIPILGHLLLLGENPTQDFHKLSLKHGPIMYLKLGLLPTYVISSPESAEKILKTYDHVFASRPHNETAQYISYGQRNLIFSKYGAYWRNMKKLCTVHLLSNMKINSFRSTRSEEIALMIKAIKDVARGHGRVAVDLSAQVSSLSANLSCLMVFGKKFMDEDLGKRGFKSLVQEVTQLAATPNLGDVFPFLGVIDLQGLTRRMKDTAKVLDEFVEKIIDEHVHDVDQKKNKDFVDTMMAIMQSGEAEFQFDRRHVKAVLLDMLVASIDTSSSSIEWMLSELLKNPDIMKKLQIELEEVVGLHRMVEESDLENLKYLNMVFKESFRLHAAAPLLLHEAMEDCMVDDFCIKKGSQVIVNAYTVHRDPNYWPEADKFLPERFLESNVDVRGRDFQLLPFGSGRRSCPGMQLALIIVRLVVAQLVHCFDWKLPNDMQPKDLDMSEQFGIVIGRANHLMAVPTNRLQHK, from the exons ATGGCTTTTATGTGGGCAACTTTTGTTTTGTCTGTAATGGTATTATTCATCTTCCATAAGGTGCTAGatatcaagaacaagaaaaaacgTCCTCCTGGTCCAAAAGGGATTCCAATATTAGGACATCTTCTTCTTTTAGGTGAAAATCCTACTCAAGATTTTCACAAATTATCTCTAAAACATGGTCCTATAATGTACCTTAAATTAGGATTATTACCAACTTATGTTATATCTTCTCCCGAATCAGCTgaaaaaatcctcaaaacttaTGATCATGTTTTTGCTAGTAGGCCTCATAACGAGACGGCTCAATACATCTCCTATGGCCAAAGAAATTTGATTTTCTCAAAGTATGGCGCGTACTGGCGTAACATGAAAAAATTATGCACGGTTCACTTGTTGAGTAACATGAAGATTAACTCATTTCGATCTACTAGAAGTGAAGAAATTGCCCTAATGATCAAAGCGATCAAAGATGTCGCTCGAGGTCATGGTCGTGTTGCTGTTGATCTTAGTGCTCAAGTTTCGTCATTGAGTGCCAACTTGAGTTGCTTGATGGTTTTTGGTAAAAAGTTCATGGATGAGGATTTGGGCAAAAGGGGTTTTAAATCTTTAGTTCAAGAGGTTACACAACTTGCTGCAACACCAAATCTTGGAGATGTTTTCCCTTTTCTTGGTGTTATTGACCTCCAAGGACTCACACGTCGCATGAAAGACACTGCTAAGGTGTTAgatgaatttgtagagaaaattATTGACGAACATGTTCATGATGTAGACCAGAAGAAAAATAAGGACTTTGTAGACACCATGATGGCCATCATGCAATCTGGAGAAGCGGAGTTCCAGTTTGATCGTCGTCATGTTAAAGCTGTCCTGTTG GATATGCTTGTGGCATCAATAGATACATCATCAAGTTCAATTGAATGGATGCTCTCAGAACTTCTCAAGAATCCTGATATAATGAAGAAACTCCAAATAGAGTTGGAAGAAGTAGTAGGCCTACATAGAATGGTGGAAGAATCAGACTTAGAAAACTTGAAATACTTAAACATGGTATTTAAAGAGTCATTTAGGCTACATGCTGCAGCCCCATTACTACTTCATGAAGCTATGGAAGATTGTATGGTAGATGATTTCTGTATAAAGAAAGGGTCACAAGTGATTGTCAATGCATACACAGTTCATAGGGATCCTAACTATTGGCCTGAAGCTGACAAGTTTTTGCCAGAGAGGTTTCTTGAAAGTAACGTAGACGTCCGTGGGCGTGATTTTCAACTTTTACCTTTTGGCTCTGGCCGAAGGAGTTGCCCCGGGATGCAATTGGCGTTAATTATTGTACGTCTTGTGGTGGCACAATTGGTTCATTGCTTTGATTGGAAGCTCCCAAATGACATGCAGCCAAAGGATTTGGACATGAGCGAGCAATTTGGTATAGTGATTGGCAGAGCTAATCATCTGATGGCTGTTCCGACTAATAGGCTACAACACAAATGA